DNA from Amycolatopsis sp. DSM 110486:
CAGCGTCCGCAGCGCGTTGTGGTCCACAGTAGACGGTTCGGCCGACAGCCAGCCGCCGATTTCGTGCAGGAACTGTTCCGGCGTCATGGGCGGGGCGCCGTCGGCGTAGTCGGCGTCGTCGGCGGTGGTGATGGCGCCCGCGTGGCTCGGGTAGACGATCATGGCGCCGCGCAGGGCGATGCCGGGCAGCAGGTCGCGGTAGGAGTCGAGGCTTTCGGCCAGGCGGGAGCCGCCGCCGCGGAAGGGGCGGCCGTTGCGGAGCAGGCGGCCGTCGTCGGCGGTTTCGTAGTGGCCGGGGAGCCATTGTTTCGACTCGATGAGCACGAGGCGTTTGCCGCACAGCACGGCGTGGTCGACGTCGGCGAAGACGGAGCCCGGCCAGGCGAGGCCGTGGAAGATGCGGGCGGCGGGCAGCTGCGTCAGGTAGCGCTCGAGGAGGTCGGCCGTGAGGCGTTCGGCGAGCTCGTCGGCCTCGACGCCGGGGCTGCCGAACACCGCGCCGCCGCCGAACTCCGCGGCGAACTCGCTGCGGGCGCGCCGCGCGGCAAGGTAGCCGCGGGCCAGGCGCTGCACCAGCAGTGCCGTGCCGGCCGTGAGCACCAGCCACACGATGAGCACCGGCGGCGTGAAGTCCACGCCCAGGACCAGCGGCGCCAGCACCAGCACCATCCCGGCGACGGCCGCGACCACGGGCGTGTGCCCGGGGCCGCGGCGCCGCCCGTGGCGTACGCGCGGGTCCTGCGCCGCGAACTCCCACCACTCGAGCTCGTCCGGCTCCAGGTCCAGCGGCTCGGGCACGAACCCGGGCTCCTCGCTGAACCGGCGGCGCTTCGGCTTCGCCGGCGGGCGCGCGTGCACGGTCGGGACGCCGGCGTCGTACGCAGCGCGAGCGCGGGGATCACTCAGCGTGTCGTAGGCCTCGCGCAGCAGCTGGAACGTGCCGACAGTGCCGCCCGCGTCGGGGTGCAGCGTCTTCGCCAGCCTGCGGTAGGCAGCCTTGATCTCCGTGGGCGACGCCGTCTTCCCCACGCCGAGCACCGCGTAGTAGTCGACTTCGGGCACGTTCGCGTTCCACCTCCGAATGGCTGCCGCGCAACGATATGGGGTCGGTGATCGCCCTCGGCAACCGCCTCCGCGGCACGCCGGGGTGAACCCCGTTCATCGCCGGGCGCCAGTGACCACAGTGGACAGTGCG
Protein-coding regions in this window:
- a CDS encoding DnaJ domain-containing protein, which gives rise to MPEVDYYAVLGVGKTASPTEIKAAYRRLAKTLHPDAGGTVGTFQLLREAYDTLSDPRARAAYDAGVPTVHARPPAKPKRRRFSEEPGFVPEPLDLEPDELEWWEFAAQDPRVRHGRRRGPGHTPVVAAVAGMVLVLAPLVLGVDFTPPVLIVWLVLTAGTALLVQRLARGYLAARRARSEFAAEFGGGAVFGSPGVEADELAERLTADLLERYLTQLPAARIFHGLAWPGSVFADVDHAVLCGKRLVLIESKQWLPGHYETADDGRLLRNGRPFRGGGSRLAESLDSYRDLLPGIALRGAMIVYPSHAGAITTADDADYADGAPPMTPEQFLHEIGGWLSAEPSTVDHNALRTLRGQVVGSGRAA